In the genome of Drosophila willistoni isolate 14030-0811.24 unplaced genomic scaffold, UCI_dwil_1.1 Seg233, whole genome shotgun sequence, one region contains:
- the LOC26529474 gene encoding uncharacterized protein LOC26529474 has product MIGIDNFSKPQKIAKTGYEQLLIRDAIPDIFSHLMKRHVFSYPKDGSHKQWIRPRLVILLSTGDINQVASSVAKDLYHPIGRDIIACVLVEEPKRDEFIKKVHRRLQLMDDRLHTHPNYLRSVKIIKRMNCSTIHIEEFTEADTKKQCGNITPGSPIVVLDFPQYYFGDYPPGIITLNSFRNISDAVKLCKREGLKFDTASVWSSKLTECFELVSRLDMPSHFTFNCMTAPFVSLSQYTHTDGMVLIVQNIRYEILAVNGKLKIVACLVK; this is encoded by the coding sequence atgatcGGAATTGACAATTTTAGTAAACCacagaaaattgcaaaaactgGATATGAACAGCTGTTAATACGAGATGCGATTCCTGATATATTCTCTCATTTGATGAAACGTCATGTGTTCTCTTATCCGAAAGATGGTAGCCATAAGCAGTGGATTCGCCCACGATTAGTGATCCTGCTTTCAACAGGAGACATAAATCAAGTAGCTAGCTCTGTTGCAAAAGACCTGTATCATCCAATCGGCAGAGATATAATTGCCTGCGTTTTGGTAGAGGAACCTAAGCGGGatgaatttattaaaaaagttCATCGCCGCTTACAGCTAATGGATGACCGTTTACACACACATCCAAATTATTTGCGGTCAGTTAAGATAATCAAGCGCATGAATTGCTCGACAATACATATCGAAGAGTTCACAGAAGCTGACACAAAGAAACAATGTGGTAATATAACACCGGGTTCGCCAATAGTTGTTTTGGACTTTCCACAATATTATTTTGGAGATTACCCCCCAGGCATCATAACTTTAAACTCATTTCGCAACATTAGTGATGCAGTAAAACTCTGTAAGCGAGAAGGCTTAAAATTCGATACTGCTTCCGTCTGGTCCTCTAAATTAACCGAATGTTTTGAACTAGTGAGCAGACTAGATATGCCATCACATTTTACATTTAATTGTATGACAGCGCCGTTCGTTTCATTGTCGCAATATACTCATACTGATGGAATGGTGTTAATAGTACAAAACATCCGCTATGAGATTCTTGCAGTCAATGGAAAACTCAAGATTGTAGCATGTCtcgtaaaataa